ACTGATCGTGCCTGACCTCAGCCAGCAACTTTTCCTCGGCGAACCACAATTCGGCCGTTTCGGCAACCTCCAGCTCATCAAGAGAGGAGATGCCAAGTAGGTTTTTCAGCACCCTACCGTTGGACCCCGGTTCGTATTGGCCCTCGGGCATGCCGGAGGTATCGTAGCGATCTGATGGTGTCATGATTTCAGGTTTTATCCGGATCTCAATTCAATAACTGATTGATGATAATAAACATATTGCCTTAGGCCTTGAATCGATATCCTCCAACACTACATCCTGTCGGCCGTGTTTGGTTCCAAATTGTGATAAGTTTGTCTTTCGCTCTCAAATGCCACCATTTGACTAGCCTATAGCTTCCAGGATTCAGTTTGCCGGTCAATAATGAGCAATCGTCAATGGCAAACGTAGCCTCCATATTTCCTGTCTGGACATGAAAGTGTGGCGGCGGATGTTCATTGACATGAATTTCTATTCTTAGACCTTTGACCCTCTCCACAAGCTGCCGTGTGCGAAGCAGACTACCATCTTCCCAGACAGAAAAACTGTCGCTAAGCAACAACCAGAGGATTTTTGCTAAATCATTAAGATCCGTTGATTGAGAAATATAATCTTCAATCAACTCTGTTTCGTTCAAGATACAGTTTCCATGGTTAAGTTAAAGCGTACCGCGCCCCCCGCCTTTCCCCCGTCTGCCTGACCTTCTCCACCTGCTTCAATTCACGGATCGCGGTGTTCCACTCCCCCACCGTCAAACCGAGGGAGCCGACCAGGTCAGCGCGGGAATACTCGTGACCGGGTTCCATAACGGCCAGGATGCGTTCGACCACGGAGCCTCCATAGGTGGCAGACTCTTCGGCGACCAGGGGCAAAGGCTTCGGTGAAGGCGCACCTGCATGGGGTGCAGGGGGTCGATGCTTACGGGGGCGGGCAACCTGTCTTTTTGCCTGTACGTTTTGTGTCGCCCGAATCTGCTCCAGCAGCACGCCGGCCGGTTCATCGTTGGGGTTCTGGGGAACGAGTTTGCCGGTAAAGGCTTGCTTGAGGATTGACTGGCGCAGTTGTTCGGCGCGTTGGAGATTGGCCTCAACCTGAGTTTCTGCCTCGGCAATGATTGAGAGATGGCGTTCGACTTCGGCGACAATTCGGTGTTGTTCGGATAAAGGAGGAATTGCTACAGATGCGGCGCGTACATCCTCTAGATTCAATGTTTTCCGTGCGACTTCATGAGATTTTGATGTCATTTCCGCGACTTTAGCCGGATTCCTAAACCATATCTCAATCCAGTGGACATCAACTGCCTCGGCAATAGGGACCACCCCTACTGCTCGAGCGACATTGGCCCCTTTCAATGTTTCTGGCACCAACGCTGTTCGGCCGATTGCTCCGACAAGAGTTATTAGGAGCTCACCCCCCGCAAGCTTTGTACGTGGATATTGAGCCGCAATTTCGGGGGAGATTCTTTTGAGCCCTGAAAGATCTACTCGGCCATCACCGATATCACCGACTCGCACAAAGGGGATACCGTCTTCCACATCATCTCCTGGCTGCAGGACACCGTACGCGCAAGGCCGGTTCGCAAAATTAAGCTGCTCAACTGTCGTCCACACCCACCCCGCCGGCAAATCCGGCAGCCCATCCGTATCCGGCGCCACAGGCTCCTTGTATTTCCCCTTCCATTTGTCATTCTTGGGAACCTTGCCCTTGGCCTCCATCTTGGCCAGTTCGGCTTCTTCCCACTTCGCCCGCCGTTCTTCAAGAATCCGCTCCAGCAGCTTGTCGGCAGGTTCGATATCCGGGTTTTGTTTGCGCCATTCTTCGGTGAGCTTGCCTTCGACAGC
This genomic interval from Geothermobacter hydrogeniphilus contains the following:
- a CDS encoding restriction endonuclease subunit S is translated as MSSLKRSEVPLVPLKDLGRWFGGGTPSKRVPAYWENGTIPWVSPKDMKVDYIKGAEDSITEKAVEESTTNLLPAGSVLVVTRSGILRHTFPVAVVDVPVTINQDLKALVPSEGIDPRYVVFALQAFNREILNECSKQGTTVNSIETKELLRFQIPLFAPEVQKHIVAEIEKQVSRLDKAVANLKRVKANLKRYKAAVLKAAVEGKLTEEWRKQNPDIEPADKLLERILEERRAKWEEAELAKMEAKGKVPKNDKWKGKYKEPVAPDTDGLPDLPAGWVWTTVEQLNFANRPCAYGVLQPGDDVEDGIPFVRVGDIGDGRVDLSGLKRISPEIAAQYPRTKLAGGELLITLVGAIGRTALVPETLKGANVARAVGVVPIAEAVDVHWIEIWFRNPAKVAEMTSKSHEVARKTLNLEDVRAASVAIPPLSEQHRIVAEVERHLSIIAEAETQVEANLQRAEQLRQSILKQAFTGKLVPQNPNDEPAGVLLEQIRATQNVQAKRQVARPRKHRPPAPHAGAPSPKPLPLVAEESATYGGSVVERILAVMEPGHEYSRADLVGSLGLTVGEWNTAIRELKQVEKVRQTGERRGARYALT
- a CDS encoding DUF4160 domain-containing protein, whose amino-acid sequence is MNETELIEDYISQSTDLNDLAKILWLLLSDSFSVWEDGSLLRTRQLVERVKGLRIEIHVNEHPPPHFHVQTGNMEATFAIDDCSLLTGKLNPGSYRLVKWWHLRAKDKLITIWNQTRPTGCSVGGYRFKA